The DNA sequence AAATTAAATTAGGCTTGCTATTAGGTTTGGATAAAACCGATGGGGAAATTCAAAAAGCATTCAGGCATTAAACTGAATATTAAGTTTTAAATCTCAACTTTAATCAAGCTTTCAATCTTTTCGCCAAGAAACATCTCGCCGATCTCTTTGAACTTATGAGGCAAATCGCTTACAAAATATTTCCGATTTGGTTTATGTTCCGATGAGTTCAGTAGATTCATGTCAGAAAGTATATTTTTCACCTGCTTTGCGGTTTCTATTCCACTATCGATTAAAGTAATATTTTCACCGACAACTTTCCTAATTACATTTTTGAGTAAAGGATAGTGAGTGCAGCCCAAAATCAGTGTATCGTAAGAAAATTTTTCAAGCGAATGTAAATATTCTTTTGCTGTGAGGTAAGCGATTTCGTGATCCATCCATCCTTCTTCCACGATCGGTACAAATAAGGGACAAGCTTTGCCATGAGCTTCAATATGTTGATCGATATTGTGGATCTCTCTATCGTAAGATTTGCTGGCAATGGTAGCATTAGTTCCGATTATCGCGACTCTTTTATTCCTGCTTGCGGTTACACTCGCCATAGCACCAGGAATTATCACACCGACGACAGGAACATTCGTGCGTGATTTGATTTCATTCAGTGCAACTGAAGAAGCGGAGTTGCACGCCACAACAATTAGTTTAACATTATGTGTAAGAAGAAATTTTGTATTCTGTATAGAATATTCTTTAATTGTAGAATCGGATTTCGTACCGTATGGAACTCGTGCAGTATCACCAAAATAAACCAGATTTTCATTTGGCAGTAATCTTATTATTTCTTTTACTACGGTAAGCCCGCCGATTCCAGAATCAAAAATCCCAATAGGCTGGAGACGATTAAATGTGTTCAATGTGTCCTTAAAATTGTGTTAACGTTTCTCTAAGTGAATCCATGTAAAACTTGTATTTACTGGAAGATATTTTTTGTTGATTAATATCGAGAACATAAAAACTATCAAAAACTCCATTTAGCTTTGTCCCGATTTTTGCAAAATAAATTTCAAGTCCCAACTCGGCGAATCTTTTTGTAATTAAGTATAACAATCCAATTCTATCAGATGTGTGAATATCGATAATGGTATAGACTGGATGGTTTTCAAAAGATATTTCCACTTCTTTTTTTAATTGTATTTTTTTCTCAATTCTCCGCCACTTGTTCCGATGTTCATCAAATTTAGATTGAAGGTCGCTGTCATTCAATAGAACAATTGTAATATTTTTTGAGAGCAAATCTTTTTGCTTTTCATTCAAAGGTTTGTGCGAAGAAAAATCGGTCAATTTAAAAGTATCTATCGCAATATGATCTTTTCGAGTGAAAATATTAGCGTCATGAATATTAGCGTCGCTTATCGCAATTGCTCCGCAAATTTTGGATAGAAGACCATGACAGTCTTTTGTGATAACTGTCAGATAAGTGAATTCTTCATCTTCTTTATACGTGATAGAAATTTCGTCTCCATTTTGTATCTCGGAAATATGAGTCGCAATTTCTTTGTCGGAAAAAGTGAAAAGATATCTATCATCACTAATTTGATCCAAATGCTC is a window from the Ignavibacteria bacterium genome containing:
- a CDS encoding glutamate racemase; the protein is MNTFNRLQPIGIFDSGIGGLTVVKEIIRLLPNENLVYFGDTARVPYGTKSDSTIKEYSIQNTKFLLTHNVKLIVVACNSASSVALNEIKSRTNVPVVGVIIPGAMASVTASRNKRVAIIGTNATIASKSYDREIHNIDQHIEAHGKACPLFVPIVEEGWMDHEIAYLTAKEYLHSLEKFSYDTLILGCTHYPLLKNVIRKVVGENITLIDSGIETAKQVKNILSDMNLLNSSEHKPNRKYFVSDLPHKFKEIGEMFLGEKIESLIKVEI